The Euphorbia lathyris chromosome 3, ddEupLath1.1, whole genome shotgun sequence genome contains a region encoding:
- the LOC136224423 gene encoding histone H4, with product MSGRGKGGKGLGKGGAKRHRKVLRDNIQGITKPAIRRLARRGGVKRISGLIYEETRGVLKIFLENVIRDAVTYTEHARRKTVTAMDVVYALKRQGRTLYGFGG from the coding sequence ATGTCAGGCAGAGGAAAGGGAGGCAAGGGATTGGGAAAGGGAGGAGCCAAGAGGCACCGGAAGGTTTTAAGAGATAATATTCAGGGAATCACTAAGCCGGCTATCCGCCGTTTAGCCAGACGTGGTGGCGTTAAACGTATTAGCGGTCTGATCTACGAAGAAACAAGAGGCGTACTCAAGATCTTCCTTGAGAACGTCATTCGTGATGCCGTTACCTACACTGAGCATGCTCGCCGGAAGACTGTCACCGCCATGGATGTCGTTTATGCCTTGAAGAGACAGGGGAGAACTCTTTATGGCTTCGGTGGTTAG